The Mixta hanseatica genome includes a region encoding these proteins:
- the cobB gene encoding Sir2 family NAD+-dependent deacetylase, translated as MRTPRRRLRIARFRKSRRKMHQRFRQRIFERDRNAELAAHPQPRVVVLTGAGISAESGIRTFRADDGLWEEHRIEDVATPEGFARNPVLVQAFYNARRRQLQQPEIQPNAAHQALAELESVLGDNFLLVTQNIDNLHERAGSQRVLHMHGELLKVRCEMSGQVLEWTGDLSADDRCHCCQFPARLRPHVVWFGEMPLGMDDIYQAIAEADYFLAIGTSGHVYPAAGFVHEAKLQGAHTVELNLEPSQVGNQFAEKHYGLASEVVPAWVEKFQKGLYRLV; from the coding sequence ATGCGCACACCCCGTCGCCGTTTACGTATTGCGCGCTTCCGTAAAAGCAGGCGCAAGATGCATCAGCGCTTCCGGCAGCGTATTTTTGAGCGCGATCGTAACGCTGAGCTGGCGGCTCATCCGCAGCCTCGGGTGGTGGTGTTGACCGGTGCGGGCATTTCTGCTGAATCGGGCATTCGTACTTTTCGTGCCGACGACGGGCTATGGGAAGAGCATCGTATTGAAGATGTCGCCACGCCGGAAGGGTTCGCGCGTAACCCGGTGCTGGTACAGGCGTTTTATAATGCGCGCCGTCGCCAGCTGCAGCAGCCGGAGATCCAGCCTAACGCTGCGCATCAGGCGCTGGCGGAGCTGGAATCGGTGCTGGGCGATAACTTTCTGCTGGTGACGCAGAATATCGATAATCTGCACGAGCGTGCCGGCAGCCAGCGCGTGCTGCATATGCATGGCGAGCTGCTCAAGGTGCGCTGTGAGATGAGCGGCCAGGTGCTGGAATGGACCGGCGATTTAAGCGCCGACGACCGCTGCCACTGCTGCCAGTTCCCCGCTCGCCTGCGTCCGCACGTGGTCTGGTTTGGCGAAATGCCGCTGGGAATGGATGATATCTATCAGGCGATCGCAGAGGCAGACTATTTTCTGGCGATCGGCACTTCCGGACATGTTTATCCAGCCGCAGGCTTTGTCCATGAAGCGAAACTGCAGGGAGCGCATACCGTTGAGCTGAATCTGGAGCCGAGCCAGGTCGGCAATCAGTTTGCTGAGAAGCACTACGGGCTGGCGAGCGAAGTGGTGCCTGCCTGGGTGGAGAAGTTTCAGAAAGGGCTGTACCGGCTGGTGTGA
- the mfd gene encoding transcription-repair coupling factor, with protein sequence MPEQIRYALPAAANDQRQLGQLTGAACAVECAEIAERHPGLVMLIAPDMQTSLRLQDEIQQFTRQPVLSLADWETLPFDSFSPHQDIISSRLSTLYRLPTLERGVLILPITTLMQRYCPHDFLHGHALVMHKGQLLSRDRLRDQLEQAGYRHVDQVMEHGEYATRGALLDLFPMGSEQPYRIDFFDNEIDSLRLFDVDSQRTLEEVEAINLLPAHEFPTDKAAIELFRSQWREHFDVRREPEHIYQQVSKGTLPAGIEYWQPLFFEQPLVPLFSYLPQNTLVVSTGDLEASAERFWQDIMARFENRRVDPMRPLLPPETLWLRTDGLFAELKQWPRIRMSSEALPDKAANTNLEYQPLPPLAVEPQAKAPLDNLRHFLEAFDGAVIFSVESEGRREALQELLARIKLQPKAIQRLSEAAAPGRYLIIGASERGFIDNLRQRALICEGDLLGERVTRRRQDTRRTINPDVLIRNLAELHPGQPVVHLEHGVGRYIGMTTLEAGGIKAEYLMLAYANDAKLYVPVSSLHLISRYAGGADENAPLHKLGSDAWSRARQKAAEKVRDVAAELLDIYAQRAAKAGYAFKYDREQYQLFCNSFPFETTPDQAQAIHAVLSDMCQPLAMDRLVCGDVGFGKTEVAMRAAFLAVENHKQVAVLVPTTLLAQQHYDNFRDRFANWPVRIEMLSRFRSAKEQTQVLEQAREGKIDILIGTHKLLMSDLKWHDLGLLIVDEEHRFGVRHKERIKAMRADVDILTLTATPIPRTLNMAMSGMRDLSIIATPPARRLAVKTFVREYDSLVVREAILREILRGGQVYYLYNDVENIEKAAQRLADLVPEARIAIGHGQMRERDLERVMNDFHHQRFNVLVCTTIIETGIDIPTANTIIIERADHFGLAQLHQLRGRVGRSHHQAYAWLLTPPPKAMTTDAHKRLEAIASLEDLGAGFALATHDLEIRGAGELLGEDQSGQMESIGFSLYMELLENAVDALKEGREPSLEDLTSNQTDIELRMPALLPDDFIPDVNTRLSFYKRIASASDRRELDDLKVELIDRFGNLPDAARNLLDIAALRLDAQQLGIRRIEASEKGGFIEFAEKNCVDPTWLIGLLQKDPQQWRLEGPTRLKFTRELAERKLRMTWIRELMEQMQEHRLAS encoded by the coding sequence ATGCCTGAACAGATTCGCTATGCCCTGCCCGCTGCGGCAAACGATCAACGCCAGCTGGGACAGCTAACCGGCGCCGCCTGCGCCGTTGAATGTGCGGAAATCGCCGAGCGTCACCCAGGGCTGGTGATGCTGATTGCGCCTGATATGCAAACCTCGCTGCGCCTGCAGGACGAAATCCAACAGTTTACCCGCCAGCCGGTATTAAGCCTGGCGGACTGGGAAACCCTGCCGTTCGATAGCTTCTCTCCGCATCAGGATATTATCTCTTCCCGTCTGTCGACGCTCTATCGCCTGCCGACGCTGGAACGCGGGGTGCTGATCCTGCCGATTACCACGCTGATGCAGCGTTACTGTCCGCACGATTTTCTGCACGGCCATGCGCTGGTGATGCATAAAGGACAGCTGCTATCACGCGACCGGCTGCGCGACCAGCTGGAACAGGCGGGCTATCGGCATGTCGATCAAGTGATGGAGCATGGCGAATACGCCACGCGCGGCGCGCTGCTCGATCTGTTTCCGATGGGCAGCGAACAACCCTATCGCATCGACTTTTTCGATAACGAAATCGACAGCCTGCGGCTGTTTGATGTCGACAGCCAACGCACACTGGAAGAGGTAGAGGCGATTAACCTGCTGCCCGCTCACGAATTTCCCACCGATAAAGCCGCTATCGAACTGTTCCGCAGTCAGTGGCGCGAACATTTCGATGTGCGTCGTGAGCCGGAGCATATCTATCAGCAGGTGAGTAAAGGCACCCTGCCCGCCGGGATCGAATACTGGCAGCCGCTGTTTTTCGAACAGCCGCTGGTGCCGCTGTTCAGCTATCTGCCGCAAAATACGCTGGTGGTCAGCACCGGCGATCTGGAAGCGAGCGCGGAGCGCTTCTGGCAGGACATTATGGCGCGCTTTGAAAACCGCCGCGTGGATCCAATGCGTCCGCTGTTGCCGCCGGAGACGCTGTGGTTGCGCACTGACGGGCTGTTCGCTGAGTTAAAACAGTGGCCGCGTATCCGCATGAGCAGCGAAGCGCTGCCGGATAAAGCGGCGAATACTAACCTCGAGTATCAGCCGCTGCCGCCGCTGGCGGTGGAACCGCAGGCCAAAGCGCCGCTGGATAACCTGCGCCATTTTCTTGAGGCGTTCGACGGTGCGGTGATCTTCTCGGTGGAAAGCGAAGGCCGCCGCGAAGCGTTGCAGGAACTGCTGGCGCGCATCAAGCTACAGCCAAAAGCGATCCAGCGTCTGAGCGAGGCCGCTGCGCCCGGCCGCTATCTGATTATTGGCGCCAGCGAGCGCGGTTTTATCGATAACCTGCGCCAGCGTGCGCTGATCTGCGAAGGGGATCTGCTGGGCGAGCGCGTCACGCGTCGCCGTCAGGATACCCGCCGCACCATTAACCCGGATGTGCTGATCCGCAACCTGGCGGAGCTGCATCCCGGCCAGCCGGTGGTGCATCTGGAGCATGGCGTCGGCCGCTATATCGGCATGACCACGCTGGAAGCAGGCGGCATCAAGGCGGAATACCTGATGCTGGCCTATGCCAACGACGCCAAGCTGTATGTGCCGGTCTCGTCGCTGCATCTGATTAGCCGCTACGCTGGCGGCGCTGATGAAAACGCGCCGCTGCATAAGCTGGGCAGTGACGCCTGGTCGCGGGCGCGTCAGAAGGCGGCGGAGAAAGTGCGCGACGTGGCGGCCGAGCTGCTGGACATTTATGCGCAGCGCGCCGCTAAAGCGGGCTATGCCTTTAAATACGATCGTGAGCAGTATCAGCTGTTCTGTAACAGCTTCCCGTTTGAAACCACGCCGGACCAGGCTCAGGCGATCCATGCGGTCCTGAGCGATATGTGTCAGCCGCTGGCGATGGATCGTCTGGTGTGCGGCGACGTCGGCTTTGGGAAAACCGAAGTGGCGATGCGCGCGGCGTTTCTGGCGGTGGAAAACCACAAGCAGGTGGCGGTGCTGGTGCCCACCACCCTGCTCGCCCAGCAGCATTATGATAATTTCCGCGACCGCTTCGCCAACTGGCCGGTACGCATCGAAATGCTTTCCCGCTTCCGCAGCGCCAAAGAACAGACGCAGGTGCTGGAACAGGCCCGTGAAGGTAAGATCGATATTTTAATCGGCACCCATAAGCTGCTGATGAGCGATCTAAAATGGCACGATCTGGGGCTGCTGATTGTCGATGAGGAGCACCGCTTCGGCGTGCGCCATAAAGAGCGGATCAAGGCGATGCGCGCCGACGTCGATATCCTGACGCTGACCGCTACGCCGATTCCACGTACGCTGAATATGGCAATGAGCGGCATGCGCGATCTGTCGATTATTGCCACGCCGCCTGCGCGCCGCCTGGCGGTAAAAACCTTTGTCCGCGAATATGACAGCCTGGTGGTGCGCGAGGCGATCCTGCGTGAAATTCTGCGCGGCGGTCAGGTTTATTATCTCTATAACGATGTGGAAAATATCGAGAAAGCGGCGCAGCGGCTGGCGGACCTGGTGCCGGAGGCGCGAATTGCCATTGGTCACGGGCAGATGCGCGAGCGCGATCTGGAGCGAGTGATGAATGATTTCCATCATCAACGCTTCAATGTGCTGGTCTGTACCACCATTATCGAAACCGGTATTGATATTCCCACCGCGAATACCATTATCATTGAGCGCGCCGATCACTTTGGCCTGGCGCAGCTGCATCAGCTGCGCGGACGCGTAGGCCGTTCGCATCATCAGGCCTACGCGTGGCTGCTGACACCGCCGCCAAAAGCGATGACCACCGATGCCCATAAACGACTGGAAGCGATTGCCTCGCTGGAGGATTTAGGCGCGGGCTTCGCGCTGGCTACGCACGATTTAGAAATCCGTGGCGCGGGCGAGCTGCTGGGCGAGGATCAGAGCGGGCAGATGGAAAGTATCGGCTTCTCACTCTATATGGAGCTGTTAGAAAATGCGGTGGATGCCCTAAAGGAGGGCCGCGAGCCTTCACTGGAAGATCTGACCAGCAACCAGACCGATATTGAGCTGCGAATGCCGGCGCTGCTGCCCGATGATTTTATCCCCGACGTCAATACGCGGCTTTCCTTCTACAAGCGTATCGCCAGCGCCAGCGATCGGCGCGAGCTGGACGACCTGAAGGTGGAGC
- the lolE gene encoding lipoprotein-releasing ABC transporter permease subunit LolE, whose translation MASLSLLLATRFSGGRRRGGMVSLISVISTLGIALGVAVLIVGLSAMNGFERELNNRILAVVPHGEIEPVNGSLAGWQQLLPRMEQVPGIAAAAPYINFTGLIESGAKLQAIQVKGVDPAQEQRLSALPQFVQNNAWSRFSAGKQQIIIGSGAAKSLGVKQGDWLTVMIPNSDGQNKLLQPKRIRLQVSGILQLSGMLDHSLALVPLTDAQKYLDMSDNVSGIALKMIDPFNAVKLVRDAGEVTHAYVYIRSWIGTYGYMYRDIQMIRAIMYLAMVLVIGVACFNIVSTLVMAVKDKSSDIAVLRTLGAKDGLIRAIFVWYGLRAGLTGSLSGALVGVLAALNLTPLMRGIEHLTGHHFLSGDIYFIDFLPSELHWLDVISVLATAIVLSLVASWYPARRASRIDPARVLSGQ comes from the coding sequence ATGGCTTCACTATCCTTACTGTTAGCGACGCGCTTCAGCGGCGGCCGGCGGCGTGGGGGCATGGTTTCGCTGATTTCCGTGATCTCCACGCTGGGCATCGCATTGGGCGTGGCGGTATTGATCGTCGGCCTGAGCGCGATGAACGGCTTTGAACGCGAGCTGAATAACCGCATTCTGGCGGTGGTGCCGCACGGCGAAATCGAGCCGGTTAACGGGTCGCTCGCCGGCTGGCAACAGCTGCTGCCGCGCATGGAGCAGGTGCCGGGCATCGCGGCCGCCGCCCCTTATATTAATTTTACCGGGCTGATCGAAAGCGGCGCAAAGTTACAGGCGATTCAGGTTAAAGGGGTCGATCCGGCGCAGGAACAGCGCCTGAGCGCGCTGCCGCAGTTCGTGCAGAATAATGCCTGGTCCCGCTTCAGCGCGGGTAAACAGCAAATCATTATCGGCAGCGGTGCGGCGAAATCGCTGGGCGTCAAACAGGGCGACTGGCTGACGGTGATGATCCCTAATAGCGACGGGCAGAATAAGCTGCTACAGCCGAAGCGTATTCGCCTGCAGGTTAGCGGTATTCTGCAGCTGAGCGGGATGCTCGATCACAGCCTGGCGCTGGTGCCGTTGACCGATGCGCAAAAATATCTCGATATGTCGGACAACGTGAGCGGCATTGCGCTAAAAATGATCGACCCGTTCAATGCCGTGAAGCTGGTACGCGATGCCGGTGAGGTGACGCATGCCTACGTTTATATTCGCAGCTGGATCGGCACCTATGGCTATATGTACCGCGATATTCAGATGATCCGTGCCATCATGTATCTGGCGATGGTGCTGGTGATCGGGGTGGCCTGTTTTAATATCGTTTCCACGCTGGTGATGGCGGTGAAAGATAAAAGCAGCGATATCGCCGTGCTGCGTACGCTGGGGGCGAAAGATGGCCTAATTCGGGCGATTTTTGTTTGGTATGGGCTGCGCGCCGGCCTCACGGGCAGCCTGAGCGGCGCGCTGGTGGGCGTGCTGGCCGCGCTGAACCTGACGCCGCTGATGCGTGGAATAGAACATCTGACCGGACATCATTTTCTGTCCGGCGATATCTACTTTATCGATTTTCTGCCGTCGGAACTGCACTGGCTGGATGTGATCTCGGTACTGGCGACCGCTATCGTCCTGAGCCTGGTCGCCAGCTGGTATCCGGCGCGGCGCGCCAGCCGTATCGATCCGGCTCGCGTATTAAGCGGACAGTAG
- the nagK gene encoding N-acetylglucosamine kinase, which translates to MGGSKIALGVYDAQRQLVWSKRVPTPRDDYAQLLQSFISLTAEADAVTGQRGSIGVGVPGLPNPDDGTLFTANVPAAQGQRLGYDLSERLGREIRIDNDANCFALSEAWDDEFRAYPVVLGLILGTGVGGGLVVDGKPVSGRSFITGEAGHMRLPVDALAVLGPDIPLRQCGCGKRGCIETYLSGQGFSWLFHHFYQQTLSAPTIIERYYQGDPQAQAHTVRFRALLAVCLGNLLTLLDPHLVVLGGGLSNFAALYDGLAEQVQPHLLPRAKPPRFAQARHGDAGGMRGAAFLHLR; encoded by the coding sequence ATGGGCGGCAGCAAAATAGCCCTGGGCGTTTACGACGCGCAGCGCCAGCTGGTATGGAGCAAGCGCGTCCCGACGCCGCGTGACGATTATGCGCAGTTGCTGCAGAGCTTTATCAGCCTGACGGCTGAAGCGGACGCGGTAACCGGCCAGCGCGGCAGCATCGGCGTGGGCGTGCCGGGTCTGCCGAATCCTGACGACGGCACGCTGTTTACCGCCAACGTGCCGGCGGCGCAGGGGCAACGGCTGGGTTACGATCTCAGCGAACGGCTGGGGCGTGAAATCCGCATTGATAACGATGCTAACTGCTTCGCACTCTCCGAGGCATGGGACGATGAGTTTCGCGCCTACCCAGTGGTGTTGGGGTTAATCCTCGGTACTGGCGTCGGCGGCGGGCTGGTGGTTGACGGCAAGCCGGTATCCGGGCGCAGCTTTATTACCGGCGAAGCGGGGCATATGCGCCTGCCAGTTGATGCGCTTGCGGTGCTGGGGCCGGATATTCCGCTGCGCCAGTGCGGCTGCGGCAAACGTGGCTGCATCGAAACGTATCTTTCCGGCCAGGGTTTCTCCTGGCTTTTTCACCATTTTTATCAGCAGACGCTGAGTGCGCCCACCATTATTGAACGCTATTATCAGGGCGATCCACAGGCGCAGGCGCATACCGTGCGCTTTCGCGCGCTGCTGGCGGTTTGTCTCGGCAACCTGCTGACCCTGCTCGATCCGCATTTAGTGGTGCTGGGCGGCGGGTTGTCAAATTTCGCAGCGCTCTATGACGGGCTGGCGGAGCAGGTGCAGCCGCATCTGCTGCCGCGGGCGAAGCCGCCGCGCTTTGCTCAGGCGCGTCATGGCGATGCGGGAGGAATGCGCGGTGCCGCATTCCTGCATCTCAGGTAA
- the lolD gene encoding lipoprotein-releasing ABC transporter ATP-binding protein LolD: MSDLNLLQCNKLCKRYQEGSVQTDVLRDVSFTMRPGEMMAIVGSSGSGKSTLLHLLGGLDAPTSGDVLFSGRALSGMSSAQKAELRNRELGFIYQFHHLLPDFTALENVAMPLLIGKKHKQEAQDRALEMLRAVGLEKRAAHRPSELSGGERQRVAIARALVNNPRLVMADEPTGNLDARNADAIFDLLGELNVRQGTAFLVVTHDLHLARRLPTQREMRDGQLSEQITLAGAL, from the coding sequence ATGAGTGATTTGAATCTGTTACAGTGTAACAAACTGTGCAAGCGCTATCAGGAAGGGAGCGTGCAGACAGACGTGTTACGCGACGTCAGTTTCACTATGCGGCCCGGCGAAATGATGGCGATTGTCGGCAGCTCCGGCTCTGGGAAAAGTACGCTGCTGCATCTGCTGGGCGGGCTGGATGCGCCTACCTCTGGCGATGTGCTGTTCAGCGGACGTGCGCTAAGCGGCATGTCTTCGGCGCAGAAAGCCGAGCTGCGTAACCGCGAACTGGGCTTTATCTATCAGTTCCACCATCTGCTGCCTGATTTTACCGCGCTGGAAAACGTGGCGATGCCGCTACTGATTGGTAAAAAGCACAAGCAGGAGGCGCAGGATCGCGCGCTGGAAATGCTGCGCGCGGTAGGGCTGGAAAAGCGGGCGGCGCATCGGCCTTCCGAACTCTCCGGCGGCGAGCGCCAGCGCGTGGCCATCGCGCGCGCATTGGTCAACAATCCGCGGCTGGTGATGGCCGATGAGCCGACCGGCAATCTCGATGCCCGCAATGCCGATGCGATTTTCGATCTGCTGGGCGAGCTGAACGTGCGGCAGGGCACCGCTTTTCTGGTGGTAACCCACGATTTGCATCTGGCCAGGCGGCTGCCAACGCAGCGTGAAATGCGCGATGGCCAGCTCAGCGAGCAGATAACGCTGGCGGGAGCGCTGTAA
- the lolC gene encoding lipoprotein-releasing ABC transporter permease subunit LolC encodes MYQPVALFIGLRYMRGRASDRFGRFVSWLSTIGITLGVLALVTVLSVMNGFERELEGNILGLMPQALITSDKGSINPQQQPVSSLHLQGVQRIAPLTTGDVVLQSARSVAVGVMLGVQPDEKDPLTPYLVNVQQQALQPGQYNVILGEQLAAQLGVKRGDQLRLMVPSASQFTPMGRLPSQRLFKVVGTFAANSEVDGYQMLVNQQDASRLMRYPAGNITGWRLWLDKPLEVDSTSQQPLASGLVWKDWRDRKGDLFQAVRMEKNMMGLLLSLIIAVAAFNIITSLGLLIMEKQGEVAILQTQGLTRRQIMLVFMVQGASAGIIGALLGTLLGVLLASQLNNLMPVIGMFLDGAALPVDISVWQVIVIALTAMALALLSTLYPSWRAAAVQPAEALRYE; translated from the coding sequence ATGTATCAACCTGTCGCGTTATTTATCGGTCTGCGTTATATGCGCGGACGTGCCTCAGACCGCTTTGGTCGGTTTGTTTCCTGGCTTTCCACTATCGGCATTACCTTAGGCGTGCTGGCGCTGGTGACCGTTCTTTCAGTCATGAACGGCTTTGAGCGCGAGCTGGAAGGCAATATTCTTGGTCTGATGCCGCAGGCGCTGATCACCAGCGATAAAGGCTCAATCAATCCCCAACAACAGCCCGTCAGCAGCCTGCATTTACAGGGTGTACAGCGTATCGCGCCTTTAACTACCGGCGACGTGGTGCTGCAAAGCGCGCGCAGCGTGGCGGTGGGCGTCATGCTTGGCGTGCAGCCCGATGAGAAAGATCCGCTGACGCCCTATCTGGTTAACGTCCAGCAGCAGGCGCTGCAGCCCGGGCAGTACAACGTGATCCTGGGCGAGCAGCTGGCTGCTCAGCTCGGGGTTAAGCGTGGCGACCAGCTGCGTCTGATGGTGCCTTCCGCCAGCCAGTTCACCCCGATGGGCCGCCTGCCCAGTCAACGTCTGTTTAAGGTGGTCGGCACTTTCGCCGCCAATAGCGAAGTCGATGGTTACCAGATGCTAGTGAACCAGCAGGATGCCTCGCGGTTAATGCGCTATCCGGCGGGCAACATTACCGGCTGGCGCTTATGGCTGGATAAGCCGCTGGAAGTAGACAGCACCAGCCAGCAGCCGCTGGCGTCGGGGCTGGTATGGAAAGACTGGCGCGATCGCAAAGGCGACCTGTTTCAGGCGGTGCGCATGGAAAAAAACATGATGGGGCTGCTGCTGAGCCTGATTATCGCCGTGGCGGCGTTTAACATCATTACTTCGCTCGGCCTGCTGATCATGGAAAAGCAGGGCGAAGTGGCGATCCTGCAAACTCAGGGGCTGACGCGTCGACAAATCATGCTGGTGTTTATGGTACAGGGCGCCAGCGCCGGCATTATCGGCGCGCTGCTCGGTACGCTGCTGGGCGTGCTGCTGGCCAGCCAGCTCAACAATCTGATGCCGGTTATCGGTATGTTTCTTGATGGCGCGGCGCTGCCGGTGGATATTTCTGTCTGGCAGGTGATCGTCATCGCGCTGACGGCGATGGCGCTGGCGCTGCTGTCGACGCTTTATCCATCCTGGCGCGCTGCCGCCGTACAACCTGCTGAGGCTTTACGCTATGAGTGA